Sequence from the Cloacibacillus sp. genome:
CAGTAAGTGTGTCAAGCAGCGTGCCCTTGACGATGGTCTCCTTCGGCAGTTCAAACTGCACGGCGGCAATACCGTCTGGAAGCAGTCTGGTCAGAAGACGTTCCACGCGTGAAACGAGCGGACCGGCCTGGATCGCCCCCTCAAGTACGCCCTCCATCGAGTCGACGCGCTTGGACAGCGACCAGGTGGGATGTATCTGCTGTTCTATGCCCCATTCGGCGACGGAGAGCTTAAACAGCAGCGAGGGCTGGGTACCGGTCCCCTTCTCGAGGAAATCTATCAGCGCCGTCTGGCGTTCGGTCAGGCTTCCGGGAAGCTCCCTGCCAAAGACAGTTTTCTCTACGTCGTTGAGCCTGTTCAGGAGACCTCCGTCGCGGGGCCGTCCGTAGACGATCGTCTCTATTCTTTCAAGCATCTGAAAAGCGGGGGCGGTGTTAAGCGGTTGAACGATCGTATTCTGCGTACCGGTAGATACGGTGGCCGGAGCCTGCGCAGTGGACGCGGGTGCAGCCGCCGGGACCGCGGACGGCTCGGTGGCCGCCGCCGTATTGGCCGGTGCCGTGGCGGCGGCCGGCGCCGTCACCGGGGTCGTATCAGTTGCCGCGAATGCCGCCGCGGCGGATAGGATGATGCTCACAGCCATAGATATGGCCAGCATACTTTTTTTCTTCATTATTTTGCCTCCTTTTTTAGCTTTTTCTGCCTGTCAAGCGCCGCCGCGATAAAATCCTTAAAGAGCGGGTGCGGCTTGACGGGACGAGAAAGGAACTCGGGGTGGAACTGAACTCCGATCATCCATGGATGATTGACGTTCTCCATAATCTCTACCTGTCCGCCGGTCGGGCAGATTCCTGCCACTTTCATTCCGGCGTCGTCAAACTCTTTGATATATTTGTTGTTGAATTCAAAGCGGTGGCGGTGACGCTCCTCTATTTCGTTGGTGCCGTATATCCGCTCAGCCTTGGAGCCGGCGCTGATATTACAGGGATAGGCTCCGAGTCTTGAGGTGCCGCCGATGTCTTTGACATTTTTCTGCTCTTCCATCAGGTAAATGACGGGATCGGGCGTATCCTCGTCCATCTCCAGGCTGTTCGCCATTTTGAGTCCCAGCACGTCGCGCGCGAATTCGATGACGGCGACCTGCATGCCAAGGCAGAGGCCGAAATAGGGTATTCCATTTTCGCGGGCGTACTTAGCCGCGGCGATCATGCCCTCGACTCCGCGCTGGCCAAAGCCTCCGGGGACCAGTATCGCGTCGGCGCCGCCAAGTATCTCTTCGACATTGCCGTTTTCAAGGTCGCCCGACTCAACGGGAAACATCTTTACCTTAACGCCGTTGGCGATGCCGGCGTGTGAGACCGCCTCATTAACGCTGAGATAGGCGTCCTTCATCTCCGTATACTTTCCAACCAGCGCGACGACGATCTCTCCCTTAAGGGTGTCGTGCTTGTGGAGGAATTCTTTCCAGTCCTTCATATCAGGGGCCTTCTGCGTCGGCATGCCGAGCTTTCTCAGCACGAGGTTGTCAAACTTCTGCAAATGAAGCACTATGGGGATTCTGTAGATCGAATCGGAATCTATCGCCTCAAAGACCGCATCGGCGGGGACGCTGCAAAAGAGGCCGATCTTCTCTCTGAGATCCGGCCCCACTGGATACTGCGAACGGCAGACGATGACGTCTGGCTGTATACCGATACGGCGCAGCTCGTTGACGCTGTGCTGGGTAGGTTTGGTCTTGAGCTCGCCTGAGGCCGCGATATAGGGAACGAGGGTGACATGGCAGTAAAGGATGTTTTCCCGACCGACGCGTCCGGCGAACTGGCGTATCGCCTCAAGATATGGAAGGCCCTCAATGTCGCCGACCGTACCGCCGATTTCGGCAATGACGACGTCATTACCGGCGCCGACATGTTCGATCCGGTCCTGTATTTCGTTCGTGATATGCGGTATGACCTGCACTGTGGCGCCGTTATAGCCTCCCGCGCGCTCGCGCTGGATCACGGAGGAGTAAACTTTGCCCGTGGTACAGCTGTTCTCGCCCAGGATCGCCTCATCTATAAAGCGCTCATAATGCCCGAGATCAAGATCCGTCTCCGCGCCGTCACAGGTCACAAAGACCTCGCCATGCTGGAAGGGACTCATAGCCCCCGCGTCGACGTTGATATAGGGGTCCATCTTTATGATGCTCACCCTGTAACCGCGGCGCTTCAGCAATACGCCGAGCGACGCGGCGGTGATCCCTTTTCCAAGAGAAGAAACTACCCCGCCGGTGACAAAAATATACTTAGTCATAGAATTCAAAACGCCCCTTTACGCATATCTGAAATTTATCAATATCTGTCCAGTCTATCTGAGATGTCTAAGCGGATTCTGCGGCGTACCGTTGACCCGGACCTCAAAGTGCACGTGGTTTCCCGTAGAACGTCCGGTGCTGCCCACGAGGGCGATCGTCTGTCCCTGGGACACCCTCATGCCCTTCTGCGCGATAAGCTTGCTGCAGTGGCCGTAGAGCGTAGTCAGCCCCTTTGAATGGGATATGACGACCGCCTTGCCGTATCCGCCCATCCAGCCGGAATGAACGACCACGCCGGAGGCACCGGCTTTGATCTCCGTGCCGCGAGGGGCGCGTATGTCAAGCCCCGAATGGAATACACGGCGTCTGCCGAACGGACTCTTGCGCCATCCAAACGGACTTGATATCTGTCCAAGTACAGGCCAGCGAAAACCTCTGACGCTGCCGCTCGAAATTTTTACCGTAGCGGTGCGGACACGGCCATTTTTATTCGTCGCGATATGCACTTCAGTGACAGCGACCAGCTTTCCGCCGGGCAGGAATATCTCGCTGCCGGCGACCAGCGATTCGCTCTTCATCGCGTTGGCAATCAGGACCGACTCCTTTGTCGAACCGTACTTATCTGCAAGCTTGGCGAGGGTGTCCCTCTTCGCCACCTTGACAAAGATACCGTCCTGATTCGGTATGCGCAGAGCCATTCCCAGTTTAAGGCGGTTTATATTTCCGCCTAGAACCTTCTGGTTCGACCCTACGAGCGTATCAACGTCCAGGTTGAATTTATCCGATATTCCCCAAAGCGTGTCTCCCTCTTTGACAATATACTCGGATGTCTCAAGCAGCTTTCCCTTCTTCGCGATGGCCAGCTCCTCTTTCTGTAGCTTCCTGACAAAGAGCAGCGTCGCGGTTACGTCGTTATGGCTGTCCGGAACATAGAGCACCTCGGCGGGATTCGGCTTTTCATTTTTCCGCAGACCGTTAGCCTGACGCAGGTCCTCTTCACTGATGCCGAACTCATCGGCGATAGACTTCAAAGTATCGCCGGGCTCAAGAACGACCTCGGTCCAGTGGATATCCTCGTCTAGGACGCTCTGGTCGGAGCTGGAGATGCGCCCGTCATTCTTCGAGAGTATGCCGTAAAGCTTAAGCTCCTCATCGGTGAGCGTCGGGATACTTGGAAGCGGCCCGATCGCCAGCGGCACTATCTCAGTCTCCTCCTCGGCGGCAGCCGCCGGAGCGGCTCCTGTATTGTTGAGGAAGTCAGAGACGTCCACAGTAAAGAAGCCCCGGTTGTCTTCGGGGCGTTCCATCACAAATTCGCTGTCAAGGCCGATCCAGTACATGCCTGTATGCTCCGCCGCTTTGGCGGCGAAGACGACGGCGCTTCCAACCGCAGCCATCAAAAAGATGATGAGGCAAAGAGTCTTCCGTCGTTTTGTTTTACGTATATCATCTCCGGCTTTCATCGATTCACCTCTTACGATTGTCGTCGCTCGAAAAAGTCAGTTTCTAGCCAGCCTTTATTGTAGCAAGAAAATCACGATTCGTGGGCGTGTTTCTTAATTTATCAAGGATAAGATTTAGAACTTCCGCCTCGTCCATATTTGCGATCTTCCTGCGGAGGCCCCAGATGCGCTGCAGATCGCCCTCGGGCACCATAAGCTCCTCTTTGCGCGTTCCTGAACGTGTGATATCGAGGGCCGGGAAGATGCGCTGCTCGGATATCTTCCGCGAGAGGTGGACCTCCATGTTGCCAGTTCCTTTGAATTCTTCATAAATCACGTCGTCCATACGGCTGCCGGTCTCAACCAGCGAGGTACCGATGATCGTCAGACTGCCGCCGTTTTCTATGTTGCGTGCGGTGCCGAAGAACTTCTTCGGGAAGTAGAGCGCAGCGGGGTCCATACCGCCGGAGAGCGTGCGTCCCGACGGAGGAACGATAAGGTTTGAGGCGCGGGCAAGTCTTGTGATCGAATCAAGCAGCAGCACGACGTCCTTCGAGACCTCCACGAGACGCTTCGCCTTTTCAAGGGCCAGCCCTGCGACGCGGAGATGCTCCTCCGCGGGGCGGTCAAAGGTGGAGGCGATGATCTCGCCGTCCACAGAACGCGCCATATCGGTGACCTCTTCGGGGCGTTCGTCGATGAGCAGCACCATAAGTATCACTTCGGGATGGTTTGTCGTTATCGAATGTGCGAGGTTTTTGAGGAGGGTCGTCTTTCCGGCCTTCGGCGGAGAAACGATCAGAGCGCGCTGTCCTTTACCGATCGGCGCAAATATATCGACGATACGCGTGGCTATCTGTTTGCGGTCCGTCTCCAGCTCAAGTTTTTCGGTGGGGAATATCGGCGTCAGCGCCTCAAAGTGCGGGCGGCGGCGCGCCTCCTCAGGGTCGGTGAAGTTCACGTTCTCCACGCGGAGCAGCGCCTCATAATGCTCCTGGTCCTTCGGGGGACGGATGATGCCCCAGACCACATCGCCGTTGCGCAGACCGAAACGTCTTATCTGCGATGCAGACACATATATATCGTTGCTGCTCGGGAGGAGTCCGGAGGGACGCAGGAATCCGTATCCCTCGCTCATGCACTCAAGGGTGCCGCCGTTGAAGCGGTAACCGAGGGCCTCCGCCTGCGTCTTCAGGATGTCGTTGATTAGATCGTCCTTGCGGCGTGTAGTTATCAAGGTCACGCCGATCTCTTTTGCGATCTTGCGCAGCTCGGCGAGAGTCTGTCCGGCAAGCTGGTTGAATCCCAATTTGGGATGCTGGTGGCGTATCTGTCCTCTGTCGTTCTTCTGCGGGTCTACTACGGGGAGGTTTCTGTTTTCCGTGGCGTTTTCGTCGCATACTTCGGCCCCGTCCTCTGTTTCCGAGGCGGCCTCTATCTCTTTTTCAAGTGCAATCTCTTCATTTTTCTCTTCCGGAGTTTCATCGGCGCAGGGTTCGCTGTCAGCAGCCTGCGCAAGCTGAACGGCGTCAGGGGTGATCTCATCATCCGCGACGGCCTTGGCCGGCTCCGCAGCTTCTCCGGAGGACGCTTCCGCCTGCGGCGGCTCCGCCACTTCGACTGTCTCTTTTACAGGGGCCTCCGACTCTTTTTTCGGAGCGCGCCTGGTTCTTTTGACCGCCTTTTTATCTTCCTGTTCGGTGGAGGCATCTTTCTCCTCCTCTGGGAAGAGCGTGCCTGTCGCCTCGGCGACGGCCTTCTTTCTGCCGCGGCGGCTCTTTTTTTCCTCCGCTGCAGGTTGTTCCTGGACTTCCGGCACTTCAGTCACGGTTTCCTCTTCGTTCTTTTTCCTGACGTAAGTCCTCTTTTTACGAACAGGCGTCTCTTCCGGCGCTTCGGGGGCCGACCCTTTTATCTCTGCGGTGCTTTCAGCATTTTCAGCGGTTTCACCCCTCTTCGAGGCGGCGCGCCGTCTTACGGCAGCCTTCGGTTCATCTGTGGGTTCTATCTTTTTCCTTGGCAATTCATTAGCCTCCGTTTAATATGAAGAATAAAATATTAATTCTTTCGTATGATTTCAAATTCCAGTTCGCTCAGCCGTTTTGTGGGTGATGATATCGTTACGCGGTACTTTCCGACTGGAAGGGGCGTGCCCTCTTCACGCAGCAGATAGAACGCTCTGACTCCGTCCTTAGTCATCAATTTCAGAGGTTCGGACAAGACCAAGTCTTTTCCGTAATACCATGAAACTTCCAAATGATTCCCTTCCGATGCGAAGGAATATTGAAACCACAGGCAGACCTGACGTGTTCCGTATTGAATGGTGTTCATCACTTTATGGGGAAGCCTGTTGCGGTCGAGTTCCACACAGACAACGGCTTTATCTATGCGGAAGGTACTTCCCAAGAGACCTGACTTGAGACTAACTACAATTAACGCTACCAGTATTATGACCGCCACACCGAGCAGTATCAACTGCCTTTTACCGGAACTCTTTGGGTAATTTTGATCCATCTGTTCCACCAGTCTCTGATTTATTATTTTATCATGAGTTTGTAGGAAAATATATATATTTTCTTCCGTAAAACACAAAAATCTCTACAAAAATAGGATATCTTACTAAATACGCGGCCTCAATCGGGAGAATAAAGCGCCCAGAGCTCTTTAAGCGAAGATATGATCTTATCCTGCGTCGTTATATCGAACCCATCGACTGTGAGTTCGGGGAGGCGGCTGATACCGTCCACAGCTCCCAGCCCATTCACAGCCTTCAGCATCGCCAGCTCATCTCCCGCCTCCGGTCCGCGCCAGCTTCCCCACATAAAAGAGAGCGCCGCGGCCAGCGCATAGGCCCCCCAGTTGCTGACGTCCACGGCGAGCGCGTAATCCGTCCGCACCGTGCAGAGACATGAGGCGTAGGCGGGCAGCAGCCTTTTAAGCTCCTCATGGAAGTTTCCCATGCCGACCTCGTTGCCCCCGTCGCCGATGCCAAGCGTCGGGATGCCGCGTTTCTTCGCCTCCGCGGCCAATTCGTCAAGCGGCGGCGTCCACTCCGAGATATCTATCTTACGGAAGTTGTAATAGCCGCCGTCCTCCGCGCGCCCCAGCCGTTCTGTGAAAATCAGTCCGTCCGGAGACCCGTCCGCAAGCCGCGGCGGCGCGACCCTCACCAGCCGCTCGGGATACTCCGCGGCGGTGGCGGCGGCGCGCATCACCGAAAGACAGAGATCGTCGGTCCATATCTCAGACTCACGTCCCTCACGTAAAAAGGCGCGCGCGAGCATCACCGCGCCGCCGGGACCGTCCGTCTCCGGAGCGTCGGCCCCCGGAATATAAAACCCCGAGACGACCGCCACCATTTTCAGGGGAGCGAAGGCCGCTGCCGCCCTCTGCCATTCGTCCGGGCGGCAAAGTTTGGAGACGCCGCGCCCTCCTCGGTCACGTGAAACAAGCGATATGAGCTTTTTAGCATAGGCTTCCGGTAGAACCATATCTGCGGTCACGGTATCTCCTCCATTTGATAACGGTCAAATGCGGTGCGGTGAACTGCCGCCACGTTATTTCCGGCGGCAGACGGGCGTCGTCAAATATCTAAATACTCAGTGTCTCCACCAGACGCAGCATATCCGAGTCAAGCGGGTGGTGCTGCGTCCACGCCGTTTCCAGCGGCACGGTCACAATCTCGTCCTTAGTCCTCCCCACCATCATGCCGCGTTTGCCGTCGATCAGCGCCTCCACGGCCGCCGCTCCCAGGCGTGAGGCGAGAACGGTGTCAAAGCAGGAGGGCGCGCCGCCGCGCTGCAGATGTCCGAGGACGACTATCCGCGGGTCATAATCGCAGTGCCCCTTCAATTTCTCCGCCAGCTCCGAGGCAGACATGACCCCCTCGGCAAGGACGATCAGCGAATGCGTTTTGCCGCGCTGCTTGGCGTAATGTATCTTATTCGCGATCGCCTCCAGGTCCACCGGCAGCTCGGGAATCAGCACGAACTCCGCGCCGCAGGCCACTCCCGTCTCCAGCGCGAGAAAACCGGCGTGCCGTCCCATCACCTCGACGATAAACATCCGGTCGTGACTTGAGGCGGTGTCGCGCAGCTTGCTGATACATTCCAGAGCGGTGTTGCAGGCCGTATCGAATCCGATGGTGCAGTCGGTGCCGGCCATATCGTTGTCTATCGTGCCGGGGACTCCCACCACATGGACGCCGCGGTCGTGAAGTTCCTTCGCTCCGCGGAAAGAGCCGTCGCCGCCGATCACCACCAGCGCGTCTATGTCATTCTCCCGCAGCTTGGAAATGCCTGCGTTAATCCCCTCCGGCCTCATAAAGGCCGGACAGCGCGCGGTACGAAGCATCGTCCCGCCGTGCAGCAAGATCCCGCCGACGGAGCTGCGCGTCAAGGGGACAAAGTCCCCTTCAAGCAGTCCCTCATAACCGCGGCGTATGCCTACGACCTGCAGTCCATGAAATAAAGCCGTGCGCGTGACGGCGCGTATTGAGGCGTTCATCCCCGGCGCGTCGCCACCGCTTGTCAAAACCCCGATTCTGCGAAGCATATTTTGTCCCCCTTGTCCTGCTCTCTCAGCCTATTTTTCATCCTCTATTATTATGCACGCCCTATTATAACAAACTTTGCTCATAACCAATATTCCCCATCTTCCGGCCACGCTCCAGGATGTTCAGGGGAGGAAACCCGCTGCGTCCAGACGAGGACCGCCTTTACCTCGGCTCCCGCCCTTTGCAGCGCGAACTTCGCCGCGCACACGGTGCCGCCGGTCGTATATACGTCGTCCACAAGAACGGCGCTTTTTCCCGTGAGCTCCGGCGAAGCCACGAAAGAATCGAAGCTCAGCGCCCGGCGCGCTCTGCCCCGCTTCTCCGTCTGCGCTCCGCTGCCGGCGCGCCATTTGAGCAGCCTCGTGCCGACCGGCGTCCCCCACCGCGAGGATATTCCGCGCGCGATCAGCTCCGTCTGGTTGAAGGCGCGGCGGCTGTCCGCGTGAAGCGGCAGCGGGATCAGCAAGTCAGCCTCCTGCCGTGGAAACAGCCTCCCCATCTCTCGCCCGATCGCCTCTCCGAGCGGCCTCATATTCTTATACTTCAAGGCTAAAATAAAGCTGCGCGCGTCTCCGTCATGGATGGCGGCAGCGTAACATGGCACGCTGTCATAACAGCATTCGACGCCGTAGGCACCGCCGCAGTCGGCGCAGAAGGGCGGCAGCGCCTCTTTCGCCGCGCCACTCAGACAGTCTGGGCAGTACGGCACGGCAAGCCGTCCACAGGCCGGACAGTGCTGAGGAAATATTATGTGCGAGAGATAGGAAAAGACAGGCCGCATAAAGGCTGAAAATCAAAAAGGGGCGGCATCGCGCCGCCCAAACATTCTCTTAAATACTTACGCGAAACGCTCCGCCGCCCGTTTGAGCGTCTCAGCCTTGTCCGTGCGCTCCCAGGCCGGCATCGGATCAAGGTCGATACGCCCCATATGTCCGTAGGCGGCCAGACGCTTGTACTGCGGTTTGCGCAGATCCAGGTCGCGGATGACTGCCGCGGGACGGAAGTCAAAGTTCTCGCGCAGCAGCTGTGTGATCTCCTCGTCCTTTATCTTTCCCGTGCCAAAAGTCTCTACCATTATCGAAACGGGCTTCGCAACGCCGATCGCGTAGGCCACCTGTATCTGGCAGGCGTCGGCAAGCCCCGCAGCGACGACGTTCTTCGCCGCGTAGCGCGCCATATAGGCCCCTGAACGGTCCACCTTCGTCGGGTCCTTGCCGGAGAAGGCGCCACCGCCGTGAGGCACAGCGCCGCCGTAAGTATCGACGATTATCTTGCGCCCCGTCAGGCCGCTGTCGGCCTGCGGGCCGCCCATCACAAAGCGCCCCGTCGGATTGACGAGAATGCGCGGCTTTGTCGTGATGAGCTGTGCGGGAATGACAGGCTTAATGACATGCTCTATAATATCCGCCTCGATCTGCTTCTGGTCGATCGCGGGGTGATGCTGGGTACTGATGACCACTGTATCGACACGCAGCGGCTTGCCGTTCACGTACTCCACCGTCACCTGGCTCTTGCCGTCCGGACGCAGGTATGGCAGCGTCTTATTTTTGCGTACCTCGGAGAGGCGGCGCGTCAGCTTCTGCGCGAGCGAGATTGGCAGCGGCATCAGCTCCTCCGTCTCGTTGCAGGCATAACCTACCATGAGCCCCTGGTCGCCCGCGCCGATGGCGTCTATTTCGTCATCCGAAAGCTCCTTCGCCTCTTTCGCCTTGTCGACGCCGAGCGCGATATCGGGAGATTGTTCGTCTATCGTCGTGATGACGGAGCAGGTGTCCCCGTCGAAGCCATACTTCGCGCGCGTGTAGCCGACATCCTTTACCGTCTTGCGCGCGATCTTCGGAATATCTACATAGCAGACCGTGCTTATCTCTCCCGCGACCACTATCAGTCCGGTCGATACCAGCGTCTCGCAGGCCACGCGCCCCATCGGGTCGGCTTCGAGAATGGCGTCAAGCACCGCATCGGATATTTGATCTGCGAGTTTGTCTGGGTGTCCCTCCGTCACCGATTCCGACGAAATAAGAAACCTTTCTTTGCTCATGTTCAAACACCTCCATAATAATCATGTAGCTTGCGTTATTGTAGCATCAATTTCTTCTTTTGCATAATCAGCGGCACGCTGCATATCCTCCAGCCGGCGGCAGCGGCGGGCCATCAGGTAGGCTGCCGCGGCAGCCATCGCTATATCGGCGGCAGGACCGGCCCAGAGGACGCCGGAGAGGCCGAAATGGCGCGGCAGAAGCACCAGAAGAGGCGGCAGGAAGATCAGCTGGCGCGTAACGGAGATGAATATGCTGTAAAGCGGCATTCCCTGCGCGGAGAAAAATCCCCCGACGGAGCTCTGCAGCCCGCTGAGAAAAATCAACATCATAAAGATACGGAAAAAACGGGAGGCAAAGTCGAAATATGCCTCAGTTCCCACGCCGAAGAGCGCGGTTATCTGCCGCGGAAGCAGCTGGTAGCAGAGGAAGATGCAGAATGATACCGCCAGTACCTGCTTCACAACGATGATGCCGGCCTCCCGTACACGCGCGTAGCTTCCGCGTCCGAAGTTATAGCTGACGATAGGCTGCATCCCGTTAGTGAGCCCGGTGACGACGGCGGCGGCCAGTGTGTTCACCTTATTGGCCACACCCGCCGCGGCGAGCGCGGCGTCGCTGCCGCAGGCCGCGGAGGCGCCATATTTTTTCAGCGCGGCGTTTAGGAATACCTGAACGACAGCCTGCGTGAAAAAGTTGCACATCGGACCCGCGCCAAGTGCGGCAATGCGAACGTAAAGCCTGAAATCAGGAAGAAAGTCAGCCGCTCTCAGGCGCAGGGTCCTGAAACGCGGCAGATAGAGGATAACCATGGCGGCGCTCACCGTCTGCGCCAGCGCCGTGGCCCACGCCGCGCCGGCAATTCCCCACGCAAAGACGTTGATGAAGAGCGCGTCGAGCGCAAGGTTCAGCAGCGTCCCCACCGCAGTGCAGCAGAGAGCGTAATTAGGGCTGCCGTCGGCGCGCACGAGGAAGGGGCCCGCAGCGCCGATCATCGCGCAGACAAAGGCGAACGCCGTTATCTGCGCGTATGGCGCGGCGTATGGCATTACCGTATCGGTACAGCCGAAGAGACGAAGCAGCGGCACCGTCCGGCAGAGCATCGCCAGCGACACGGCCATGCCGCAGACTGCCATCATCACAAAACCGCCGGCAACGCCCCGGCGCGCCTGTTCATTATCTCCGCGCCCAAGGGCAAGGTTCATGACGGCGGACGAACCGACGCCGCACATCAGCGACAGCGCAGTAATGACGGTAACGGCGGGAAAAACCACATTGGCGGCAGCGTTGCCCGCGACGCCGAGCGCGCGGCCGATGAATATCTGGTCTACGATGTTGTAGAGCGCGGTGACGAGGCTGGCGGCAAGCGACGGAAGGCAAAA
This genomic interval carries:
- a CDS encoding CTP synthase, whose amino-acid sequence is MTKYIFVTGGVVSSLGKGITAASLGVLLKRRGYRVSIIKMDPYINVDAGAMSPFQHGEVFVTCDGAETDLDLGHYERFIDEAILGENSCTTGKVYSSVIQRERAGGYNGATVQVIPHITNEIQDRIEHVGAGNDVVIAEIGGTVGDIEGLPYLEAIRQFAGRVGRENILYCHVTLVPYIAASGELKTKPTQHSVNELRRIGIQPDVIVCRSQYPVGPDLREKIGLFCSVPADAVFEAIDSDSIYRIPIVLHLQKFDNLVLRKLGMPTQKAPDMKDWKEFLHKHDTLKGEIVVALVGKYTEMKDAYLSVNEAVSHAGIANGVKVKMFPVESGDLENGNVEEILGGADAILVPGGFGQRGVEGMIAAAKYARENGIPYFGLCLGMQVAVIEFARDVLGLKMANSLEMDEDTPDPVIYLMEEQKNVKDIGGTSRLGAYPCNISAGSKAERIYGTNEIEERHRHRFEFNNKYIKEFDDAGMKVAGICPTGGQVEIMENVNHPWMIGVQFHPEFLSRPVKPHPLFKDFIAAALDRQKKLKKEAK
- a CDS encoding LysM peptidoglycan-binding domain-containing M23 family metallopeptidase, producing the protein MKAGDDIRKTKRRKTLCLIIFLMAAVGSAVVFAAKAAEHTGMYWIGLDSEFVMERPEDNRGFFTVDVSDFLNNTGAAPAAAAEEETEIVPLAIGPLPSIPTLTDEELKLYGILSKNDGRISSSDQSVLDEDIHWTEVVLEPGDTLKSIADEFGISEEDLRQANGLRKNEKPNPAEVLYVPDSHNDVTATLLFVRKLQKEELAIAKKGKLLETSEYIVKEGDTLWGISDKFNLDVDTLVGSNQKVLGGNINRLKLGMALRIPNQDGIFVKVAKRDTLAKLADKYGSTKESVLIANAMKSESLVAGSEIFLPGGKLVAVTEVHIATNKNGRVRTATVKISSGSVRGFRWPVLGQISSPFGWRKSPFGRRRVFHSGLDIRAPRGTEIKAGASGVVVHSGWMGGYGKAVVISHSKGLTTLYGHCSKLIAQKGMRVSQGQTIALVGSTGRSTGNHVHFEVRVNGTPQNPLRHLR
- the rho gene encoding transcription termination factor Rho; its protein translation is MGFNQLAGQTLAELRKIAKEIGVTLITTRRKDDLINDILKTQAEALGYRFNGGTLECMSEGYGFLRPSGLLPSSNDIYVSASQIRRFGLRNGDVVWGIIRPPKDQEHYEALLRVENVNFTDPEEARRRPHFEALTPIFPTEKLELETDRKQIATRIVDIFAPIGKGQRALIVSPPKAGKTTLLKNLAHSITTNHPEVILMVLLIDERPEEVTDMARSVDGEIIASTFDRPAEEHLRVAGLALEKAKRLVEVSKDVVLLLDSITRLARASNLIVPPSGRTLSGGMDPAALYFPKKFFGTARNIENGGSLTIIGTSLVETGSRMDDVIYEEFKGTGNMEVHLSRKISEQRIFPALDITRSGTRKEELMVPEGDLQRIWGLRRKIANMDEAEVLNLILDKLRNTPTNRDFLATIKAG
- a CDS encoding DUF4392 domain-containing protein, translating into MVLPEAYAKKLISLVSRDRGGRGVSKLCRPDEWQRAAAAFAPLKMVAVVSGFYIPGADAPETDGPGGAVMLARAFLREGRESEIWTDDLCLSVMRAAATAAEYPERLVRVAPPRLADGSPDGLIFTERLGRAEDGGYYNFRKIDISEWTPPLDELAAEAKKRGIPTLGIGDGGNEVGMGNFHEELKRLLPAYASCLCTVRTDYALAVDVSNWGAYALAAALSFMWGSWRGPEAGDELAMLKAVNGLGAVDGISRLPELTVDGFDITTQDKIISSLKELWALYSPD
- the pfkA gene encoding 6-phosphofructokinase, producing MLRRIGVLTSGGDAPGMNASIRAVTRTALFHGLQVVGIRRGYEGLLEGDFVPLTRSSVGGILLHGGTMLRTARCPAFMRPEGINAGISKLRENDIDALVVIGGDGSFRGAKELHDRGVHVVGVPGTIDNDMAGTDCTIGFDTACNTALECISKLRDTASSHDRMFIVEVMGRHAGFLALETGVACGAEFVLIPELPVDLEAIANKIHYAKQRGKTHSLIVLAEGVMSASELAEKLKGHCDYDPRIVVLGHLQRGGAPSCFDTVLASRLGAAAVEALIDGKRGMMVGRTKDEIVTVPLETAWTQHHPLDSDMLRLVETLSI
- a CDS encoding phosphoribosyltransferase family protein, translating into MPYCPDCLSGAAKEALPPFCADCGGAYGVECCYDSVPCYAAAIHDGDARSFILALKYKNMRPLGEAIGREMGRLFPRQEADLLIPLPLHADSRRAFNQTELIARGISSRWGTPVGTRLLKWRAGSGAQTEKRGRARRALSFDSFVASPELTGKSAVLVDDVYTTGGTVCAAKFALQRAGAEVKAVLVWTQRVSSPEHPGAWPEDGEYWL
- the metK gene encoding methionine adenosyltransferase, which encodes MSKERFLISSESVTEGHPDKLADQISDAVLDAILEADPMGRVACETLVSTGLIVVAGEISTVCYVDIPKIARKTVKDVGYTRAKYGFDGDTCSVITTIDEQSPDIALGVDKAKEAKELSDDEIDAIGAGDQGLMVGYACNETEELMPLPISLAQKLTRRLSEVRKNKTLPYLRPDGKSQVTVEYVNGKPLRVDTVVISTQHHPAIDQKQIEADIIEHVIKPVIPAQLITTKPRILVNPTGRFVMGGPQADSGLTGRKIIVDTYGGAVPHGGGAFSGKDPTKVDRSGAYMARYAAKNVVAAGLADACQIQVAYAIGVAKPVSIMVETFGTGKIKDEEITQLLRENFDFRPAAVIRDLDLRKPQYKRLAAYGHMGRIDLDPMPAWERTDKAETLKRAAERFA
- a CDS encoding MATE family efflux transporter, with protein sequence MRHGAEALEREELRGLMRAFCLPSLAASLVTALYNIVDQIFIGRALGVAGNAAANVVFPAVTVITALSLMCGVGSSAVMNLALGRGDNEQARRGVAGGFVMMAVCGMAVSLAMLCRTVPLLRLFGCTDTVMPYAAPYAQITAFAFVCAMIGAAGPFLVRADGSPNYALCCTAVGTLLNLALDALFINVFAWGIAGAAWATALAQTVSAAMVILYLPRFRTLRLRAADFLPDFRLYVRIAALGAGPMCNFFTQAVVQVFLNAALKKYGASAACGSDAALAAAGVANKVNTLAAAVVTGLTNGMQPIVSYNFGRGSYARVREAGIIVVKQVLAVSFCIFLCYQLLPRQITALFGVGTEAYFDFASRFFRIFMMLIFLSGLQSSVGGFFSAQGMPLYSIFISVTRQLIFLPPLLVLLPRHFGLSGVLWAGPAADIAMAAAAAYLMARRCRRLEDMQRAADYAKEEIDATITQAT